ctatattgttatgcactagcgcgtgtgcgtgtgaaatagatggattatggtcccgtacccaataagatggatatgtgtgtgtgttagagagagagagagagggagagggggagagagagtgagaaggagggagggagagagtgtgtgtgagaatttgatggtaaaaaggtcgccaatgtcacttgatatgtatgagaatattaaatgtaatattaacataattgatattgaactcttaaatttaatgtggccccgttgcaacgcacgggtgttcttctagtCTTTATATGAGATGGCTGGACTTATCATACAAGAAAGGACTCAAATCTCGTTCAAAAGATAAATTTCTAACCTAATTCGGCTAAGTAGGCCTGAAGGCCCCATACCGGGTACGTGAGGCTTCATGCTATAATATATAGGTAAATAAGAGCCCTCTTTTATCTATCGTGGATGTTGCATATGACTTTGGATCGCGATGACACCAACAACAGACTTGTCCTTCTTGACGAGCTGATCGATTTCTATGCTCAACACTTTTCAATCTGATATTGTTTTGGGGATGAATTTGTGCGAAGAAAACACTAAACAATACCACAAATCCATTTTTTGGGCGCAACTGTACAAACTTTTTGTTGCATCCGGAGGTTCTGGAGCACTTTTTCCACAACCCATTGTTTTGAATACAAAAGGTGCATACGACCTTGGATTGATTTGTACGCTTTAGACATTTAGGGGTGATTTGATGATCCGTGTTGGAGTTGCCCTAGTGGTTGTGTATTTGTGCAATTCCTTCCAACCTTTTCTTTTTCTACAGGACTGCAGTCCTCCATTTTTCCAAAAGAAAAAACATTTTATTCAAGGAGGGCCCAACAAGTTACACCCACACAGTTAACCTTGCACGTGAGATGGGATGTGATTTGGTGATATCGCCTCCGACTGCCTCTCTTTGGTGCAGAGAATCAATTTCCATGTTCGCGATCGTTCACTCATTGATGCTGTGGTCTCGGAGATAAAAGATGGCATGTCGAATATTCTTTTTTCTCGGGTCAAGTTTATTCGTCGGCAGTCTAATGTTTTAACTCATAATTTAGATAAATCGTGTTTGAGCTGTAATGGTTTTTGTGTTTTCACTTCTATTCCGGAATATATCCGAGAGACTCTTTGTAATTATGTTGCTTGATTAATAAAGTGCCGACGTTTTCTAAAAAAACAAGTTACACCCACACGTGCTAATGGATGATAGGTACACTGCCAATTAAGTCAAAGCATCGCGTGGAAAAAGTGACGGTTATGTGGCTGCGGCGCACAAACAAACAAATCCGGCATGGCATGGAGCGAAATTTCAAACCAAATTGCACATCAAGCTATGACTGAACGACGATGAGAACTGAGCATCGCTCCAGTCAACAGTCAACACCAGTACAGTGCACAGTACAGAGCCCATCCGAGAAGGCAGCCTCGCCAAGTTAGTTGTCAATCATATATTGTGCTAGCTAGCCTCGAGTCAGATACCAAGCTCTACTCTAGCTTCGCGACGTACCATGGCCGTGGGTTTCGCTGGCGGCGGCGAGGACCAGAGGCAGTACGGCGGGAGGGTCACCGCGTTCGCGGCGCTCTCATGCATCACGGCGGCCATGGGCGGCGCCATCTTCGGCTACGACATCGGCACCGCGGGCGGGGTGTCGTCCATGGAACCGTTCCTGAGGGACTTCTTCCCGGACGTGCACCGGCGGATGCAGGCCGGCGCCGGCGTCGGCAACTACTGCAAGTTCGACAGCCAGCTCCTCACGCTCTTCACCTCCTCGCTCTACGTCTCGGGGCTCCTCACGGCCGTGCTCGTCGCGTCGTGGTTCACGGAGAGGCACGGGCGCCGGCCGTCCGTGATCCTCGGCGGCGTCGCGTACCTAGGCGGCGCGGCGGTCAGCGGGGGCGCCGTCAACGTCTACATGGCCATCCTTGGCAGGGCGCTGCTCGGCGTCGGCCTTGGGTTCGCCAATCAGGTCACAAGAAGAAATTTCCTACATATTTGATCGTAAATCGTAATCTACGTGGAAAAATATACTGACGGTTTTGATGGCAGGCAGTGCCACTGTACCTGTCGGAGATGGCGCCGGCGCGATACAGGGGAGCCTTCAGCAACGGCTTCCAGTTCAGCCTCTGTCTCGGGGCTCTCGCCGCCACCGTCGTCAACTATGGCGCCGAGAAGATCAAGGCTGGCTGGGGCTGGAGGCTCTCGCTGGGCCTAGCCGGCGTCCCCGCCGTGCTGCTCATCGTCGGCGCGAGCTTCCTGCCGGAGACGCCCAACAGCCTCGTCCAGCAAGGCAAAGGCCGTGGCGAGGTGAAGGCGCTGCTCCAGAAGATCAGAGGCATAGACGCCGTCGACGAAGAGCTGGACGACATCGTCGCCGCCAACGCAATGGGACAGGCCGGCGACAACGGCCTGCGCCTCATCCTGTCGCAGCGACGGTACCGCCCGCAGCTTGCCATGGCCGTCCTCATACCGTCCTTCACGCAGCTCACCGGGATCAACGCCATCGGCTTCTACGCGCCGGTGCTGCTGCGCACCATCGGCATGAGCGAGAGCGCGGCGCTGCTCTCCACCATCGTCATGGTCATCGTCTCCTCCGCGTCTACCTTCGCGTCCATGCTCCTCGTCGACCGCTTCGGGAGACGCACGCTCCTCGTCCTCGGCGGCGTCCAGATGTTCCTCTCCGAGGTGCTCATCGGCGCCATCATGGCCGCGAAGCTCCGCGACGAGGGCCAGGTCAGCAGGACCTACGCCGTCGTCCTCATCTTCCTCATCGGCGTCTACTCCACCGGCTTCGGCTGGTCCTGGGGCCCGCTCAGCTGGCTGATACCGAGCGAGATCTTCCCGCTGGAGGTCCGGTCCGCCGGGCAGAGCATCACCGTGGCGTCGGGCTTCGTGTTCACCATCCTCGTCGCGCAGTACTTCCTGGCCATGCTGTGCCGCTTGAAGGCGTGGCTGTTCTTCTTCTTCGCCGGGTGGATTCTGGTCATGACGGCGTTCGCGCACCTCTTCTTGCCGGAGACCAAGGGGATGCCCATTGAGCAGATCGGGAACCTGTGGGGGAAGCACTGGTACTGGAAGAGAGTTGTGGGGGTTGACCAAGTACACGACGGTCAGAAGCTCTGAAGTGCTTCCACTTTCTTTTCCAGTAATTCATCTCTTTCAGGCCTTATTCGATTCAGAGGGTTTAATCGAATAAGGTCTCAATGGGTTTCATCAAGTGTAAAAAAGAATACGGATTTCCTAAGTGGAAATATAAACACACACAAATTCGTGTTGCAATATACAGACACATAACCTTTTCCAATAAAGAGAGTATATATTAATACCAAGGAGATACCAAGGATATATTCGATTACGGATTAGAGTTTTCATCCCTGAAACTCAAGACCCAGTACTCAAACAAAACCACCTAGCCAATGTTGCCATGTGCTGCCACCACCTGCATCCGTCGTCATCGCACATCCTCGCAGATGCACAATCCTGACGTGGACCTAGCCACACAACTAGAACAATGCCCGTGCAAAGATATGTTGCCGAGCAATGCATAGGGGTCTGTTTGTTTAAAGAGTTAAATCTGAGGATTCAATTAGGTCAGTTCACAATTTAACTCCTTCAATTTTTAAAAAGTTAGGGTGCATAGAAGAAGTTAAACGGGattgctaaatctcagtcgactcTGACATAACGAAGTCTTAGTCGATGATATATTCATGCGATCTTACATGAAGACCCGTGCAAAGTTTTTCTTTAAtttattttttgtatatattgtctcACTTGACTAAGACTTAGTTAAGTCTGAGTCGACTGAAGATCTAGCGACACCCGAAGTTAATTTACAAGAAATCGGCTAGAGACGCTAAGTCAACACTATTGCCAAAATAATAAAGAGTCCATCCTACAGAGAAGGAGAAAGTGTGCGTACTCCATACCATTACATCGTTCTACGTTTAATTCTCACGCTGTAAGGAATGAACAAATCGAATTGAAACGAGCGGTCAACAAACACACGGCCTGCCGAAACAAGACACAAACACACGAGTGCCATGCATGCACAAACGCGCGTGCACATCAGCCGCGGCAGCACGCTTTCAGTCTGGATCTTGGGCGCCATTTGTGCCTTATAAACCCACCAGACATTCATTGTATCCTTATGGACTTGTTTGAATAATAAAGTGTGTTTAGACTCAAAAAAAAAATCAGCCGCGGCAGCCATTTTTGGCGTGGCATCCGCGCGAGTaggggttggcctcctccggcataTACGCGCCCGTCACCTTGAGCACGCGCGCCGTGGTGGTCTCCGGCTGCGTCGCCTCCGTCGCCGCCGCGTGGGACTCTTGCAGGCCCGCCATCAGCAGGCAGCCGGCCAGCAGCAGGGCCGCCAGCCCCAGACGCACGCGCGTCGCCTTGCTCTCCATGAACGACTAGAGATCGATCGGTGTAGCTACCAGGTAGCGTTCTGATCAGTTGCCTCGCGTCTTCTTGGTTTCTGTTTCAGGTTCAGACGGGGCAGGGAGGCTTTTCTAGGGGCTTTGCTTCATCGGCCTAAAGATAGATACGGATGGGAGGGAACGTCGGGACTGGCTCTCATTTTCATTGTGTTCTAAAACACTAGCTCGTGTGTCTATTTATAAGCAGGGAGGCCAGCTATATTTGGTGCGTACAGCCTTCTGCTTCGGTTTACGGGTTTCATTTAGGCCATGCTTTGTACGACTATCTTTAACAGTAAATCTACATGTACGGGTGTTTTGTAGAACCAATCCCCACCCCCCTATTAAACCAatgccacacacacaaaaaaagtcCATTATTAAAGAGGAGTTGGTAGTATATGCATGAACACCGTTTTACCTCGAGCAACGAAAGGGAGGTGCCTACTCTTACTAAGATCGTCCCTGCTGACTAGGATTCGTTATATCTGGATTGTCTGCTGCAAGCCTTGTCCACATGTGTGTCGGACCATGCATGCGCCACTCCACTTAGCACTGAGCGTCGTTTTTTGCTAAGAGGAGTTTTGGATTTGACCTCTTTTGGTCCAAGTTGGAAGGCTTTGAGGACGTGATCAAGGAGGCTTGGGTGTGTGGCGCGCGAATTGTGGATCCTTTCAAGCGCTTGGATGCCTTGCTTCACAACACTGCTAAGTACTTACAAACATGGTGACAAAGGAAAATGGGGAATATTAAAATTCAATTGGCCATTGCCAAATTGGTGATCCTGAAGCTGGACGTGACGCAAGAATCTAGAATTCTCTCGGAGGACGAAACATGGTTGCAGAAAAACCCTGAAACTGGTTGTGTTAGGCTTGGCTTTGCTACAACGAACTATTGAGCGACAAAGATCCAAGATCAGGTGGCTTGGAGAAGGGGACGCTGATACCAAGCTCTTTCACGAGGTTGCTAATTAGAGGTGCGCTAAGAATTTTATTCGGCCATCAAGGTGGGTAATGAGGTGATTACTGACCAGGAAATAATAGTGGAGGTGTTcttgaacgcttacgaggatctctTTGGTATGGTGGGTACTCATGACAGTACCTTGGACCTACATTACTtccgagtcgaggaggtggacctgAATGAGCTAGATGTCATTTTCACGGAGGAAGAGCTTTGGAGTGTGACCAAGGAGATTTCGCCGGATCGCACTTTCGGTCAGGTGGTTTCATCGAGGTGTTTTGTCAGAGAGCTTGGGGAATTATCAAGCATGACATCATGGTTGCCCTTCTCAAGTTGTATGTGGGAGATAGAAGGGGCTTCACCAAGCTCGGCAAGGTATTGATCGTGCTTGTCCTGAAGAACCCGGGCGCCTCGCATATAGGAGATTGTCGCCCCATTAGCCTAACTCATAGTGCCTCCCAGTTGTTTGCCAAGTTGCTCGTAAATAGGGCGAGACTAAGGGTGGGAGATATTGCCAGTGCCAATTTAATGTACATGGTCGTCGCTTAGAGGGGGGGGGGATAGGCACTTTAAAACAAATAGAGTTTTGGCTTGAATAAGCTTAAAGAAGGTGAAAAGAAGAGAAACTTATTAGTTCGTCATAGCCAACTTATCATTCCAATGAGAGATCGGCGGAATAAAACTTGCGTTTAATTtaccaagcacaaaacctaaatagATTAGGCTcaactatgtgcaccaacaacttatgctaaacaagataaacaaTTATGTGATAACAAAATTATAACTTGAAGCACAAAGGCTATCAAAAAGTAAGTGCATAAGTGAAGGGTTCGGGTAAGAGATTCGGGTAAGAGATAACAAAGAAACGCGGAGACAACGATGTATCCTGATGTTcatacccttgcggatgctaatcttcaTTGGAGCGGTGTGGACGCACGATGCTCCTCAAGCGCCGCAATGGCTCACTGTATTCTCCTaaagccctcgcacaatgcaaggtgCCATGACTCCACTAAGGAACCCCTGAGGGCGGTCACCAGACCTTGTCACGacagatgccctagtgaaaggacttaggtgtggagccatcgcaacgtgggttagcttgaaggggttggacaAGACAAAGGACACAAAGAATTTCCCTAGGTTCGACCCCTCACAATGAGGTGatagcctacgtcctgcttctagttgtattgcttaagtttcgattacaagggagcaaatacgcttgacctagaTATCGATCAATTGATTCTTGAGTTAACCCGTCGCCGGttctcgcctttatatacacaggtcgaggtCCGGCGGTTTACAAGAGTCCAGGTCGGGTCACACAACGTAACCGACTCCGGCTCTAATTCCCTTGCCTTAGAGAGCAAGTCCTCATCGGATGGCTCACACCTTTGGGTCTTGAGTCGGCTCCGGGTCTTCGGCCTCCAATAAGCCTGTTTATGAACCGCCGTCTTCACGTCTTGTCTTCTTGGACCTTCTTGGACCCCTTGCTATAAGTCGCCAACGGTGTAACCCGACCCTTCCTGGGCGGGTCACACtaaggggttatatccccaacattaggctccaGATTGATTTAAacctgttcatatcaatcttcatccTTTGGCTGACGAATCTCTTAAATCTTTCAACGTTGAACTTAACAAACTTTCTTAACCCGCCATAACGAAAGGTGACGCCATGTCATTAATCTCAGAAAAAATGCTATGACATCAGAACAGATCTTTGCTTTAATCggtcatcccgagaatcgaggtgtCTCTGTCGTTGAGATAATGATCACGCCTCCTCGATTTCCGTGCCTGCCattttagggcctctttgattcgtaggattttaaaACGTAGGAATAGAAGAAGTATAGGATTGAAGTgccatgcccacttgaatcctataggattagcaATGCGTGTTTGATGGcacaggaaaaacaaaggaattataaaaagaggttggagtggatgttagatttcctatgaaatgtagtacaaaagatttCATAGGAAAAAAATCTTAtgggattcaatcctatgaatcaaaggaccaatatagaaaaaaatcctaaggatttcaatcctctagaaatcatataaaattcctttgaatcaaaggagcccttactATTCACTTTTTCCCCTTATAAAAATAGGTAGGGGGGGTCATTTTTCACTTTTACCCCCGTCCCtctctcttcttcgtcttcctcgcgccgaCCACTGCCGCACGAGCTCTGCtgccgccgtcgaccttctccaacAGCTCCAGCCtagctgctgcat
The Triticum dicoccoides isolate Atlit2015 ecotype Zavitan chromosome 3A, WEW_v2.0, whole genome shotgun sequence genome window above contains:
- the LOC119271241 gene encoding hexose carrier protein HEX6-like; translation: MAVGFAGGGEDQRQYGGRVTAFAALSCITAAMGGAIFGYDIGTAGGVSSMEPFLRDFFPDVHRRMQAGAGVGNYCKFDSQLLTLFTSSLYVSGLLTAVLVASWFTERHGRRPSVILGGVAYLGGAAVSGGAVNVYMAILGRALLGVGLGFANQAVPLYLSEMAPARYRGAFSNGFQFSLCLGALAATVVNYGAEKIKAGWGWRLSLGLAGVPAVLLIVGASFLPETPNSLVQQGKGRGEVKALLQKIRGIDAVDEELDDIVAANAMGQAGDNGLRLILSQRRYRPQLAMAVLIPSFTQLTGINAIGFYAPVLLRTIGMSESAALLSTIVMVIVSSASTFASMLLVDRFGRRTLLVLGGVQMFLSEVLIGAIMAAKLRDEGQVSRTYAVVLIFLIGVYSTGFGWSWGPLSWLIPSEIFPLEVRSAGQSITVASGFVFTILVAQYFLAMLCRLKAWLFFFFAGWILVMTAFAHLFLPETKGMPIEQIGNLWGKHWYWKRVVGVDQVHDGQKL